From the Gordonia bronchialis DSM 43247 genome, one window contains:
- a CDS encoding FAD-binding oxidoreductase, which yields MGARAFDQGVSTLLESYRAIPPEATVRLAKKTSNLFRKRAANPHPGLDVSGLDRVISVDPDARTADVAGMCTYENLVAATLPYGLAPTVVPQLKTITLGGAVTGLGIESTSFRNGLPHEAVREIDILTGSGEIITATPEGEHSDLFFGFPNSYGTLGYSVRLKIELEQVPPYVELRHIRFRSLAELQSTMEAIVTDRSFDGQPVDYLDGVVFSADESYLTLGRQTAETGPTSDYTGMDIYYRSIQHKQNDRLTIGDYLWRWDTDWFWCSRAFGAQNPRIRRFWPKRYLRSSFYWKLIALDQRYDIGDRLNARKGEPPGERVVQDIEVPIENTTAYLEWFLQNIPIEPIWLCPLRLRDPALPGADPARPWPLYPLEPHRTYVNVGFWSAVPVTPGDPGHTNKMIEAKVAELDGHKSLYSESFYSPEDFDELYGGEHYRLLKKRYDPRGRLLDLYAKAVKRQ from the coding sequence ATGGGGGCACGGGCATTCGACCAGGGGGTGTCGACCCTCCTGGAGAGCTATCGCGCGATACCTCCCGAGGCCACTGTCCGTCTGGCGAAGAAGACCTCGAATCTCTTCCGCAAGCGCGCGGCCAATCCGCATCCCGGGCTCGATGTGTCCGGGCTCGACCGCGTGATCTCGGTGGACCCCGACGCTCGGACCGCCGACGTGGCCGGCATGTGCACCTACGAGAATCTCGTCGCCGCGACGCTGCCCTACGGACTGGCGCCGACGGTGGTGCCGCAGCTGAAGACCATCACGCTCGGCGGCGCGGTCACCGGGCTGGGCATCGAATCCACGTCGTTCCGCAACGGCCTACCGCACGAGGCGGTGCGCGAGATCGACATCCTCACCGGCAGCGGCGAGATCATCACCGCCACCCCCGAGGGCGAGCACTCCGACCTGTTCTTCGGATTCCCCAATTCGTATGGGACGCTCGGCTATTCGGTGCGGTTGAAGATCGAACTCGAGCAGGTGCCACCCTATGTGGAGTTGCGGCACATCCGGTTTCGCAGTCTGGCGGAGTTGCAGTCGACGATGGAGGCCATCGTCACCGACCGCAGCTTCGACGGTCAACCCGTCGACTACCTCGACGGCGTCGTCTTCTCCGCCGACGAGTCCTACCTGACGCTGGGCCGCCAAACCGCCGAGACGGGCCCCACCAGCGACTACACCGGAATGGACATCTACTACCGGTCGATCCAGCACAAACAGAACGACCGCCTCACCATCGGCGACTACCTCTGGCGCTGGGACACCGACTGGTTCTGGTGCTCACGCGCCTTCGGCGCCCAGAATCCGCGCATTCGCCGGTTCTGGCCGAAACGCTACCTACGCAGCAGCTTCTACTGGAAACTCATCGCCCTCGATCAGCGCTACGACATCGGCGACCGACTCAACGCCCGCAAGGGTGAGCCGCCGGGTGAGCGTGTGGTGCAGGACATCGAGGTCCCCATCGAGAACACCACCGCCTACCTCGAGTGGTTCCTGCAGAACATTCCCATCGAGCCGATCTGGTTGTGCCCGTTGCGGTTACGCGACCCCGCCCTCCCTGGCGCCGATCCCGCCCGGCCGTGGCCGCTGTACCCGTTGGAACCGCACCGCACCTACGTCAACGTCGGCTTCTGGTCGGCGGTGCCGGTGACACCCGGCGATCCGGGCCATACCAACAAGATGATCGAAGCCAAGGTGGCCGAACTCGACGGCCACAAGTCGCTGTACTCGGAATCCTTCTACAGCCCCGAGGATTTCGACGAGCTCTACGGCGGCGAGCACTATCGTCTGCTGAAGAAGCGGTACGACCCACGGGGACGTCTGCTGGATCTGTATGCGAAAGCGGTGAAACGTCAATGA
- a CDS encoding SRPBCC family protein — protein MGQISATQSIDIAAAPDAVIGALADYNEVRPAILPEQYRDYAVIKGGNGDGTVVHWILQATSKRQRDVKATVSVVPDTVTERDENSTMVTTYQVSAAGNGSKVTTTTTWNSQASGIGGFFEKTFAPKGLARIQAALLANLKKRLES, from the coding sequence GTGGGGCAGATTTCCGCAACGCAGTCGATCGACATCGCCGCCGCACCCGACGCGGTGATCGGCGCGCTCGCCGACTACAACGAGGTGCGCCCGGCGATCCTGCCGGAGCAGTACCGCGACTACGCGGTGATCAAGGGCGGCAACGGCGACGGCACCGTCGTGCACTGGATTCTGCAGGCCACCTCCAAGCGTCAGCGTGACGTCAAGGCAACCGTGTCGGTGGTTCCCGATACGGTCACCGAACGCGACGAGAACTCGACGATGGTGACGACCTACCAGGTCAGCGCCGCGGGTAACGGTTCCAAGGTGACCACCACGACCACCTGGAACAGCCAGGCCAGCGGCATCGGCGGCTTCTTCGAGAAGACCTTCGCCCCCAAGGGTCTGGCCCGCATCCAGGCTGCGCTGCTCGCGAATCTGAAGAAGCGCCTGGAGAGCTGA
- a CDS encoding pseudouridine synthase, with the protein MRRRRPSPLPIRDGVDATRVVLRAGPESTIGDCLRTTPALADLTDDDLRLRAQAGEIVDAAGDPVSLDAPARLNTAIYLYRDLPDEVPIPFELPILYADENIVVVDKPHFLATMPRGRHVTETALVRLRRQLGSDDVAPAHRLDRLTAGVLLFTLRREVRAAYQDLFATRAATKEYRALAPVDDALTTTVTIRNRIEKTAGDLRARVVDGPVNAISDITLLSDAGLYRLVPHTGRTHQLRLHMASLRVPIVDDPLYPDVRPELAQRPDVGDFSAPLRLVAHALEFTDPFTGERRRFESRRSFPPAQPASGRGGSTSG; encoded by the coding sequence ATGCGTCGTCGGCGACCGTCGCCGCTACCCATCCGGGACGGCGTCGACGCGACCCGGGTGGTCCTGCGGGCCGGTCCGGAGTCGACCATCGGCGACTGCCTGCGTACCACCCCGGCGCTGGCCGACCTGACCGACGACGATCTGCGCCTTCGGGCGCAGGCCGGAGAGATCGTCGACGCCGCGGGCGACCCGGTGTCGCTGGACGCTCCGGCGCGGCTGAACACGGCGATCTATCTCTACCGCGACCTGCCCGACGAGGTCCCGATTCCCTTCGAACTGCCGATTCTCTACGCCGACGAGAACATCGTCGTCGTCGACAAGCCCCATTTTCTGGCGACCATGCCACGTGGCCGGCACGTCACCGAGACCGCACTGGTCCGGCTTCGACGACAACTCGGTTCCGACGACGTCGCCCCTGCTCACCGGCTGGACCGGCTGACCGCCGGTGTGTTGTTGTTCACGCTGCGACGTGAGGTTCGCGCCGCCTATCAGGATCTGTTCGCGACGCGGGCGGCCACCAAGGAGTACCGGGCGCTGGCGCCGGTCGACGACGCGCTGACGACGACGGTGACGATCCGCAACCGCATCGAGAAGACCGCGGGCGACCTGCGGGCGCGCGTCGTCGATGGCCCGGTCAACGCGATCAGCGACATCACGCTGCTCTCCGACGCCGGCCTCTACCGGCTGGTGCCGCACACCGGGCGTACCCATCAGCTGCGGCTGCACATGGCGTCACTGCGCGTCCCCATCGTCGATGACCCGCTCTATCCCGACGTGCGACCGGAGCTCGCGCAGCGCCCCGACGTCGGCGACTTCTCCGCCCCGCTGCGGCTGGTCGCCCATGCGCTGGAGTTCACCGATCCATTTACTGGCGAGCGCCGACGGTTCGAGAGTCGACGGTCGTTCCCGCCGGCTCAACCAGCATCGGGACGCGGCGGTTCGACCAGCGGATGA
- a CDS encoding VOC family protein, with protein MTTSIDFITLTVPDVDAAKAFYRTAFGDALGDRLRFAEGADTTSGFRGYVLSLVVADPVVADSFLEPALEAGATEVKPAKKSFWGYGGVIAAPDGALWKVASSKKKATGAPARQLEDVVLLLGVDDVAATKEFYVERGLAVAKSFGRKYVEFQSEPQSVTLALYGRRAAAKDAGVPADGSGSHRLTIGGGIGPCTDPDGFVWTPHSVPARG; from the coding sequence ATGACCACTTCAATTGATTTCATCACCCTCACCGTCCCCGACGTCGATGCTGCGAAAGCGTTCTACCGCACAGCATTCGGCGATGCCCTCGGGGATCGTCTCCGGTTCGCCGAAGGCGCGGACACCACCTCCGGGTTCCGCGGATACGTCCTGTCACTCGTCGTTGCCGATCCCGTTGTCGCCGACTCCTTCCTCGAACCCGCGCTCGAAGCCGGGGCCACCGAGGTGAAGCCGGCGAAGAAGTCCTTCTGGGGTTACGGCGGGGTGATCGCCGCGCCCGACGGCGCTCTGTGGAAGGTCGCGTCGTCGAAGAAGAAGGCGACGGGCGCGCCGGCACGGCAGCTCGAGGATGTGGTGCTCCTGCTCGGCGTCGACGATGTGGCGGCCACCAAGGAGTTCTACGTCGAGCGGGGACTCGCCGTTGCCAAGAGCTTCGGCCGCAAGTACGTCGAGTTCCAGAGCGAACCGCAATCGGTGACGCTCGCACTCTACGGTCGCCGGGCCGCGGCCAAGGATGCCGGCGTCCCAGCCGACGGCAGCGGATCGCACCGCCTGACGATCGGTGGCGGAATCGGACCGTGCACCGATCCGGACGGCTTCGTGTGGACCCCGCACTCCGTCCCGGCACGCGGGTAG
- a CDS encoding dihydrofolate reductase family protein, producing the protein MAAQLLRVQNFGVSRDGYGAGEGQSAQTPFGHADPASIFAWAGATASWPNRTEPGGSRGLDDYFTRDFHHNIGAEIMGANKFSPHRGPWENHDWLGWWGDEPPFHTPVFVMTHHLRPSFTLSDTTFHFVDDEPAVVLEKAREAADGKDVRLGGGAAIIRSFLDADLVDTLHVAVCDIELGAGSRLWERPTDLEDRFRHEVIPSPSGVTHHLFWR; encoded by the coding sequence ATGGCGGCGCAACTGCTACGTGTGCAGAATTTCGGGGTTTCGCGAGACGGTTACGGTGCGGGGGAGGGGCAGAGCGCCCAGACGCCGTTCGGTCACGCCGATCCGGCCTCCATCTTCGCGTGGGCGGGTGCGACGGCGAGTTGGCCCAACCGCACCGAACCCGGCGGTAGTCGCGGACTCGACGACTACTTCACCCGCGATTTCCATCACAACATCGGCGCCGAGATCATGGGCGCCAACAAGTTCAGCCCGCACCGAGGACCGTGGGAGAACCATGACTGGCTCGGCTGGTGGGGCGACGAGCCGCCGTTCCACACCCCGGTCTTCGTGATGACCCACCATCTGCGTCCGTCATTCACCTTGTCCGACACGACCTTTCACTTCGTCGACGACGAGCCGGCGGTTGTCCTGGAGAAGGCGCGGGAAGCCGCCGACGGCAAGGACGTCCGCCTTGGCGGCGGGGCCGCGATCATAAGGTCGTTCCTCGACGCCGACCTCGTCGACACCTTGCACGTCGCGGTGTGCGACATCGAGCTGGGTGCCGGGTCGAGGCTGTGGGAGAGGCCGACGGACCTGGAGGACCGCTTCCGGCACGAAGTGATCCCGAGTCCGAGCGGAGTCACCCACCATCTGTTCTGGCGCTGA
- a CDS encoding YbaB/EbfC family nucleoid-associated protein, protein MTQPFDPSALFGGGGAGGENPMAGLLAQAQQMQAQLVNAQNEIAAAEVTGTAGNGLVTVTGNGTGEITAVTIDPKVVDPDDVETLQDLLLGALADLSSKREALASEKMGPLAGGLGGLPGLG, encoded by the coding sequence GTGACTCAACCTTTCGATCCCAGCGCCCTGTTCGGTGGCGGCGGAGCCGGTGGCGAGAACCCGATGGCCGGTCTGCTGGCGCAGGCTCAGCAGATGCAAGCCCAGCTGGTCAACGCACAGAACGAGATCGCCGCAGCCGAGGTGACCGGGACCGCGGGCAACGGGCTGGTGACCGTGACCGGTAACGGGACCGGGGAGATCACCGCCGTGACGATCGACCCCAAGGTCGTCGACCCCGACGACGTCGAGACCCTGCAGGACCTGCTGCTCGGGGCGCTGGCCGATCTGTCGAGCAAGCGGGAGGCCCTCGCGAGCGAGAAGATGGGTCCGCTCGCCGGGGGACTCGGCGGCTTGCCGGGCCTCGGCTGA
- the recR gene encoding recombination mediator RecR translates to MYEGPIQDLIDELAKQPGLGPKGAQRIAFALLAGEKSEIDRLVAALGRVRDDVTFCAECGNVSANRLCRICSDARRDATKICVVEEPKDVHAIERTKEFNGRYHVLGGALDPLSGIGPDQLRIRELLRRLANTDDGNDVTEIIVATDPNTEGEATATYLLRMLKEFPGLSVTRLASGLPMGGDLEFADELTLGRALSGRRVLA, encoded by the coding sequence ATGTATGAGGGGCCGATCCAGGATCTGATCGACGAACTGGCCAAACAGCCCGGTCTGGGACCCAAGGGCGCCCAGCGGATCGCGTTCGCGCTGCTGGCCGGCGAGAAGTCAGAGATCGACCGGCTGGTCGCCGCGCTGGGCCGGGTACGTGACGACGTCACGTTCTGCGCCGAGTGTGGCAACGTGTCGGCCAACCGGCTCTGCCGGATCTGCTCCGACGCCCGACGCGACGCGACCAAGATCTGCGTCGTCGAAGAGCCCAAGGATGTGCACGCCATCGAGCGGACCAAGGAGTTCAACGGCCGCTATCACGTGCTGGGCGGTGCGCTGGACCCGCTGTCGGGGATCGGGCCGGATCAGTTGCGGATCCGCGAGCTGCTGCGACGCCTGGCCAACACCGACGACGGCAACGACGTCACCGAGATCATCGTCGCCACCGACCCCAACACCGAGGGTGAGGCCACCGCGACCTATCTGCTGCGGATGCTCAAGGAGTTTCCCGGGCTGTCGGTGACCCGCCTCGCGTCGGGCCTGCCGATGGGCGGCGATCTCGAATTCGCCGACGAACTCACCCTCGGCCGCGCCCTGTCCGGGCGGCGCGTTCTCGCCTGA
- a CDS encoding alpha/beta fold hydrolase, whose amino-acid sequence MHRVGVRLLGAVVASAAAVAMVTVPAGGPPTAAAAPQLSWGPCAKIHSAKGAQCATIAVPRDYAKPNGPTITVTISRIPARDQAHKMGVLVGNPGGPGGDALGLFSWAAPPAAVQDRFDLVAVQPRGLVGGTALKCAKFNAANDFVAVTNYGAINRDRCEAASPGYPATLTTENAARDIEMARHALGVNKLSLYGISYGTTLMATYATLFPQHTDRLVLDSAVNPNGIWNRVGSDQTPGYKGRVNAMMAWIAAHDNLYHLGATPLAVYCKWSARVEKEAGVPPSLAAPPAQVGDVPPGLKAWSQQYIAGVNLTADARARYENFVATMLTPGGDQSKSAMLTATRTVAPDRNYWPLIALRLSNMVPRRKAVKPTPDEVAAETASNNMQTILMCNENQYPAQPAQIPAALFANLVVSDVFEAPGLFWESGIACAGTTPRVRPVVTSNRGLAVTPLLINSVDDPQTPYRGAMVLRRAMGAHLITVGGGDHGQLARGNRPLDAAISQYLITGRTAVTAAPQAPITTPLNRLPTTSGSSSERFGYGW is encoded by the coding sequence ATGCACCGAGTTGGAGTCCGGTTACTGGGTGCGGTCGTGGCCTCCGCAGCGGCTGTCGCCATGGTGACCGTCCCGGCGGGAGGACCCCCGACGGCTGCCGCCGCCCCGCAACTCAGTTGGGGGCCGTGCGCCAAGATCCACTCCGCGAAGGGTGCCCAGTGCGCGACGATCGCCGTCCCGCGCGATTACGCAAAACCCAACGGCCCCACCATCACCGTGACCATCAGCCGTATCCCGGCCCGGGATCAGGCCCACAAGATGGGTGTGCTGGTGGGCAATCCGGGTGGTCCGGGCGGTGACGCCCTCGGCCTGTTCTCGTGGGCTGCGCCACCCGCGGCAGTGCAGGACCGCTTTGACCTGGTGGCCGTGCAACCCCGCGGCCTCGTCGGCGGCACGGCTCTCAAGTGTGCGAAGTTCAACGCCGCCAACGACTTTGTGGCCGTCACCAATTACGGGGCCATCAACCGCGACCGCTGTGAGGCGGCCAGCCCCGGGTACCCGGCCACGCTCACCACCGAGAACGCCGCGCGCGACATTGAGATGGCAAGGCACGCACTGGGAGTGAACAAACTCAGCCTCTATGGCATCTCCTACGGGACGACGTTGATGGCGACGTACGCGACGCTGTTCCCGCAGCACACCGACCGGCTCGTACTCGACTCCGCGGTGAACCCGAACGGTATCTGGAACCGCGTCGGCAGCGATCAGACCCCCGGTTACAAGGGTCGCGTCAACGCGATGATGGCGTGGATTGCCGCGCACGACAACCTTTATCACCTCGGTGCGACCCCGCTGGCGGTGTACTGCAAGTGGAGTGCGCGCGTGGAGAAGGAAGCCGGTGTGCCGCCGTCGCTGGCGGCGCCGCCCGCCCAGGTCGGCGACGTCCCGCCGGGGCTGAAAGCGTGGTCGCAGCAGTACATCGCCGGGGTCAACCTGACCGCCGACGCGCGGGCGCGCTACGAGAACTTCGTCGCGACGATGCTGACTCCCGGTGGGGATCAGTCGAAGTCGGCAATGCTGACCGCGACCCGCACCGTGGCGCCGGACCGCAACTACTGGCCGCTGATCGCGCTGCGCCTGTCGAACATGGTGCCGCGTCGCAAGGCCGTCAAGCCCACCCCCGACGAGGTGGCCGCCGAAACAGCGTCGAACAACATGCAGACCATCCTGATGTGCAACGAGAACCAGTATCCGGCCCAGCCGGCCCAGATCCCGGCCGCATTGTTCGCCAACCTTGTCGTCAGCGATGTCTTCGAGGCGCCGGGTCTGTTCTGGGAGTCGGGAATCGCTTGTGCCGGAACAACTCCGCGGGTTCGTCCGGTCGTCACCAGTAACCGCGGGCTAGCCGTCACGCCACTGCTGATCAACAGCGTCGACGACCCGCAGACGCCGTATCGGGGAGCGATGGTGCTGCGCCGCGCGATGGGTGCCCACCTCATCACCGTCGGCGGCGGCGATCACGGTCAGCTCGCCCGCGGGAATCGTCCGCTCGACGCCGCGATCTCGCAGTACCTGATCACCGGCCGCACCGCGGTCACCGCCGCCCCGCAGGCGCCGATCACCACTCCGCTCAACCGTCTGCCCACCACGTCGGGATCGAGTTCGGAACGGTTCGGTTACGGCTGGTGA
- a CDS encoding uridine kinase family protein: MVDARLQERLDALAAEMTTGIVAIDGPSGAGKSTLADALMATLAANGTGAVLVRTDDFATWDNPVAWWPELESDVLQAFIRRHDYQYRPRVWRDGVPVRGARVWRRWEPLLVIEGVSSARRRIADRLSHALWLDGAPAAERLERAVARDGEASRPYLQRWQRFERGWFAVDRTRDRCLVLD, encoded by the coding sequence ATGGTCGATGCGCGTCTGCAGGAACGCCTCGATGCGCTGGCCGCGGAGATGACGACCGGGATCGTCGCCATCGACGGGCCATCCGGCGCCGGGAAATCGACCCTCGCCGATGCGCTGATGGCCACGCTGGCCGCCAACGGCACCGGTGCGGTCCTCGTCCGCACCGACGACTTCGCCACCTGGGACAATCCGGTGGCCTGGTGGCCCGAGCTGGAATCCGATGTGCTGCAAGCCTTCATCCGCCGCCACGACTACCAGTACCGGCCGCGGGTGTGGCGCGACGGCGTGCCCGTACGTGGAGCGCGCGTCTGGCGCCGCTGGGAGCCGCTTCTGGTTATCGAGGGGGTGTCGTCTGCGCGGCGTCGGATCGCCGACCGGCTCTCTCACGCACTGTGGCTCGACGGTGCGCCCGCCGCGGAACGGCTCGAACGGGCGGTGGCACGCGACGGCGAAGCGTCGCGGCCGTATCTGCAACGGTGGCAACGGTTTGAGCGCGGCTGGTTTGCCGTGGACCGGACGAGGGATCGATGCCTGGTCCTGGACTGA
- a CDS encoding uracil-DNA glycosylase: MRGYRSIAALDRDLVGCRACPRLVAWREQVGREKRRAFADQEYWARPVPGFGPSDAAVVIIGLAPAAHGGNRTGRMFTGDQSGDVLFAALHAAGLANQATSVSADDGLLLYGTRVTAPVHCAPPQNKPTPQERDECAHWLHSELELLAPTMRSVVALGAFGWRQTLHTFGTLGWSVPRPRPAFGHGAHTVLTRGDRSIGVFGCYHVSQHNTFTGRLTPTMVVDVLSAAARYADLGYAVRSEDSE; encoded by the coding sequence GTGCGTGGATACCGGAGCATCGCCGCACTCGACCGGGACCTGGTCGGGTGCCGGGCGTGTCCGCGTCTGGTTGCGTGGCGTGAGCAGGTGGGGCGGGAGAAGCGGCGTGCTTTCGCCGACCAGGAGTACTGGGCCCGCCCGGTCCCGGGGTTCGGGCCGTCGGACGCTGCGGTCGTCATCATCGGCCTGGCGCCGGCAGCGCACGGCGGGAATCGGACGGGCCGCATGTTCACCGGCGACCAGAGCGGCGACGTGCTGTTCGCCGCACTGCACGCCGCGGGACTCGCCAATCAGGCGACCTCGGTATCGGCCGATGACGGGCTGCTCCTCTACGGCACGCGCGTGACCGCCCCGGTGCATTGCGCGCCTCCACAGAACAAGCCGACGCCGCAGGAGCGCGACGAGTGCGCGCACTGGCTGCACAGCGAACTGGAACTGCTTGCGCCGACGATGCGGTCGGTGGTGGCGCTCGGCGCCTTCGGGTGGCGGCAGACGCTGCACACGTTCGGCACACTGGGTTGGTCGGTGCCACGTCCGCGGCCGGCGTTCGGTCACGGCGCGCACACCGTGCTGACCCGCGGAGATCGCTCGATCGGTGTTTTCGGCTGCTATCACGTGAGCCAGCACAACACCTTCACCGGCCGTCTCACGCCGACGATGGTGGTCGACGTACTGAGCGCGGCCGCCCGGTACGCCGACCTCGGGTACGCCGTCCGATCAGAGGATTCCGAGTGA
- a CDS encoding type 1 glutamine amidotransferase: MSESTLRIGLVLPDVMGTYGDGGNALILRQRARMRGIDAEVVHITLDDEVPDSLDVYTLGGAEDYAQRLATRHLNRHPGLQRAAAAGRPVLAICAAIQVLGHWYETSAGERVDGISLFDLTTAPQAKRSIGELITEPVVPGLHAPLSGFENHRGGTTLGSDAQPLGRVRHGVGNGVGDGTEGVVQGSVIGTYMHGPALARNPELADHLLAQAIGTDALAPLELPEVDRLRRERLAAGRRG; this comes from the coding sequence GTGAGCGAGTCGACCCTGCGGATCGGTCTGGTCCTGCCCGACGTGATGGGCACCTACGGCGACGGTGGCAATGCACTCATCCTGCGTCAGCGGGCCCGGATGCGCGGCATCGACGCCGAGGTCGTGCACATCACCCTCGACGACGAGGTGCCCGACTCGCTCGACGTCTATACCCTCGGCGGCGCAGAGGATTACGCGCAGCGCCTGGCAACGCGCCATCTCAACCGTCACCCCGGGTTGCAGCGTGCCGCCGCCGCGGGACGCCCGGTGCTGGCGATCTGCGCGGCCATCCAGGTGCTCGGCCACTGGTATGAGACCTCTGCGGGTGAACGTGTCGACGGGATCTCGCTATTCGATCTGACCACCGCACCGCAGGCCAAACGCAGCATCGGCGAGCTGATCACCGAACCGGTGGTGCCGGGTCTGCACGCACCGCTATCCGGCTTCGAAAATCACCGTGGCGGAACAACACTCGGCTCTGACGCCCAACCCCTCGGCCGGGTACGGCACGGCGTCGGGAACGGCGTGGGCGACGGTACCGAGGGGGTGGTGCAGGGATCGGTGATCGGAACCTACATGCACGGCCCGGCGCTGGCCCGCAACCCCGAACTCGCCGATCATCTCCTGGCACAGGCCATCGGCACCGACGCGCTGGCACCGCTGGAGCTGCCGGAGGTGGATAGGCTGCGTCGCGAACGCCTCGCCGCCGGCCGCCGGGGCTGA
- a CDS encoding MurT ligase domain-containing protein produces the protein MPDRVNTPRVPARTRIALAAAAAARWASRTAGRGKGSMIGGLVAAKIDPDIMRRLAAGKRTAVITGTNGKSTTTRMTAAALAEIGEVATQADGANMDAGIIATLTLQRTAPVCALEVDELHVPHVSDAVDPEVLVLLNLSRDQLDRVGEINMIERRLREGIARHPETTVVANCDDVLVTSAAFDAPHVVWVAAGASWVGDSVSCPRTGEPIMRSEHGWYSTGDENFRRPTPDWWVDEKNIYGPNGFQAPLDLSVPGRANRGNAAQAVAAAVAMGADPAKAVAAVGTVGEVAGRYGVHQVGNHSVRTLLAKNPAGWQEALSMIDQDADGLVIAVNGQVPDGEDLSWLWDVRFEAFETMAVVAAGERAADLSVRLLYAGAEHTTLPDPMRAIASCPPGRVEVLANYTAFRDLGIALERAARSRKGEQ, from the coding sequence ATGCCCGACCGCGTGAACACCCCGCGAGTACCCGCCCGCACCAGGATCGCACTTGCCGCCGCGGCCGCCGCACGCTGGGCGTCGCGGACCGCCGGCCGTGGCAAGGGTTCGATGATCGGCGGTCTGGTGGCCGCCAAGATCGACCCCGACATCATGCGTCGACTGGCCGCAGGGAAGCGGACCGCGGTGATCACCGGGACCAACGGCAAATCCACCACCACCCGCATGACCGCAGCCGCGCTCGCCGAGATCGGCGAGGTCGCCACCCAGGCCGACGGCGCCAACATGGACGCCGGCATCATCGCGACCCTGACGCTGCAGCGCACCGCACCGGTCTGCGCACTCGAGGTCGACGAGCTGCACGTCCCGCACGTCAGCGATGCGGTGGACCCGGAAGTCCTCGTGCTGCTGAATCTTTCTCGCGACCAGCTGGACCGGGTGGGCGAGATCAACATGATCGAGCGGCGGCTGCGCGAGGGGATCGCCCGGCACCCGGAGACCACCGTCGTCGCCAATTGCGACGACGTGCTGGTGACCTCGGCCGCCTTCGACGCCCCGCACGTGGTGTGGGTGGCGGCCGGCGCGAGCTGGGTGGGCGACTCGGTGAGCTGCCCCCGCACCGGCGAACCCATTATGCGCTCCGAGCACGGCTGGTACTCCACCGGTGACGAGAACTTCCGCCGTCCCACCCCCGACTGGTGGGTCGACGAGAAGAATATCTACGGTCCCAACGGTTTTCAGGCTCCGCTGGATCTGTCCGTACCCGGCCGGGCCAACCGTGGCAATGCTGCACAGGCGGTCGCGGCGGCGGTCGCGATGGGCGCCGACCCCGCCAAGGCGGTCGCCGCGGTCGGCACCGTCGGCGAGGTCGCCGGCCGCTACGGCGTACATCAGGTGGGCAACCATTCGGTGCGGACACTGCTCGCGAAGAATCCCGCCGGCTGGCAGGAGGCGTTGTCCATGATCGATCAGGACGCCGACGGCCTGGTCATCGCGGTCAACGGTCAGGTCCCCGACGGCGAGGACCTGTCCTGGTTGTGGGACGTGCGGTTCGAGGCCTTCGAGACGATGGCGGTGGTGGCCGCCGGCGAACGGGCCGCCGACCTGTCGGTGCGACTGCTCTACGCCGGCGCCGAGCACACCACCCTTCCAGATCCCATGCGCGCCATCGCATCCTGCCCACCCGGCCGCGTCGAGGTACTCGCCAATTACACCGCGTTCCGCGATCTCGGCATCGCACTCGAACGTGCCGCACGATCACGGAAGGGTGAGCAGTGA